A stretch of the Vigna radiata var. radiata cultivar VC1973A chromosome 7, Vradiata_ver6, whole genome shotgun sequence genome encodes the following:
- the LOC106768376 gene encoding uncharacterized protein LOC106768376 isoform X4: MVSTRRSGSLSANNSKRSSSSENKPPSPKRQKVDNGGSSEKPVPTPAENSKDLRTSEPLPDPGECGSAEVQIAGAGSADGVSSGKVDATPAVPVTAPIADAACPSFSSWSVYPKQIPNIEGGPWCRFLSQSAQNPNVAVCIPNFTIGSNRSCNFALKDQTISGNLCKIKYTQRDGSVVAVLESTGSKGSVLVNGTHVKKNTSCVLNSGDEVVFGVLGNHSYIFQQLNTEVAIRGAEVPSGVGKYLQLERKSGDPSAVAGASILASLSIKQDLTRWKSPTRTSSKPHLEDAPTNEKNSTMDCNPDAGAEAGNVLEEKNGTLDMQAASTLGTSVRSAVFKEDVHAAILDGKEIDVSFDNFPYYLSESTKNVLVAACFMHLRHKEHEKFTTDLTTINPRILLSGPAGSEIYQEMLAKALAKYFGAKLLIFDSHLLLGGLSSKEAEILKDGLNAEKSFISTKQSPTATKMAGSVDPPATETETPSSSNAPSLAFDSQPKLETDNMPSTSGTAKSCLFKLGDRVKFSCSSSCGVYQTSSRGPSNGGRGKVVLLFDDNPLSKIGVRFDKPIPDGVDLGGACEGGQGFFCNVTDLRLESSAVEELDKLLIHSLFEVVFSESRNAPFILFMKDAEKSIVGNGDSYAFKSKLENLPNNVVVIGSHTQNDSRKEKSHPGGLLFTKFGSNQTALLDLAFPDSFGRLHDRGKEVPKPNRTLTKLFPNKIIIHMPQDEALLASWKQQLDRDVETLKIKGNLHHLRAVLGRCGMECEGLETLCIKDQTLTNENAEKIIGWALSHHLMQNSEAKPDSKLVLSCESIQYGIGILQSVQNESKSLKKSLKDVVTENEFEKRLLADVIPPSDIDVTFDDIGALEKVKDTLKELVMLPLQRPELFCKGQLTKPCKGILLFGPPGTGKTMLAKAIATEAGANFINISMSSITSKWFGEGEKYVKAVFSLASKISPSVIFVDEVDSMLGRRENPGEHEAMRKMKNEFMVNWDGLRTKETERVLVLAATNRPFDLDEAVIRRMPRRLMVNLPDAPNRAKILKVILAKEELSPDVDLDAVATMTDGYSGSDLKNLCVTAAHRPIKEILEKEKKDRVAALAEGQPAPALCSSGDIRSLNMEDFKYAHQQVCASVSSESVNMTELLQWNELYGEGGSRVKKALSYFM; the protein is encoded by the exons ATGGTTTCGACGAGACGGAGTGGATCTCTCTCTGCCAACAACTCCAAACGATCTTCCTCATCGGAAAATAAACCTCCTTCGCCGAAGCGTCAGAAg GTCGACAATGGTGGTTCGTCGGAGAAACCGGTGCCGACACCGGCGGAGAATTCGAAGGATTTACGTACTTCGGAGCCCCTGCCTGATCCTGGGGAATGTGGCTCTGCCGAAGTTCAGATCGCCGGAGCGGGTTCCGCCGATGGAGTGAGCTCCGGCAAGGTCGACGCTACGCCGGCTGTGCCTGTCACGGCACCGATTGCTGATGCCGCAT GTCCGTCCTTCTCTTCGTGGAGTGTGTATCCGAAACAGATTCCGAATATCGAGGGAGGACCGTGGTGCAGGTTCTTGTCTCAGTCTGCACAG AATCCTAATGTTGCTGTTTGCATACCCAATTTCACTATTGGTTCTAATAGAAGTTGCAACTTTGCACTGAAGGATCAGACTATAAGTGGAAATTTATGCAAGATCAAGTACACGCAG CGCGATGGAAGTGTTGTAGCTGTGCTAGAAAGTACGGGTAGCAAAGGATCTGTGCTAGTAAATGGAACGCATGTCAAGAAGAATACCAGCTGTGTGCTTAACTCGGGTGATGAAGTGGTTTTTGGTGTTCTTGGAAATCATTCTTAT ATTTTCCAGCAACTTAATACTGAGGTTGCAATTAGGGGTGCGGAAGTTCCAAGTGGTGTTGGGAAATATCTGCAGCTTGAAAGGAAAAGTGGAGACCCTTCAGCTGTGGCCGGGGCCTCTATTTTGGCTTCTCTTTCCATCAAACAGGACCTTACAAGATGGAAATCTCCAACTCGTACCTCTAGTAAACCTCACCTGG AAGATGCTCCAACAAATGAGAAGAATTCAACGATGGATTGCAATCCGGATGCTGGTGCAGAGGCAGGCAAT gtattggaagaaaaaaatgggACGCTGGACATGCAGGCTGCATCAACTTTGGGTACATCTGTACGCTCTGCTGTGTTTAAAGAAGATGTTCATGCTGCTATATTGGATGGGAAAGAAATAGATGTTTCTTTTGACAACTTCCCTTACTATTTAAG TGAGAGCACAAAAAATGTCTTGGTGGCTGCTTGCTTTATGCACCTAAGGCATAAAGAACATGAAAAGTTTACTACAGATCTTACAACCATAAACCCTCGTATTCTGCTCTCAGGGCCTGCAG GGTCAGAAATATATCAAGAGATGTTGGCAAAGGCACTTGCAAAATACTTTGGAGCTAAGCTGCTCATATTTGATAGTCATTTGCTTTTGGGT GGTTTATCTTCCAAGGAAGCTGAGATACTCAAAGATGGATTAAATGCTGAAAAATCTTTTATCAGCACTAAGCAAAGTCCTACAGCAACAAAAATGGCTGGGAGCGTGGATCCACCTGCTACTGAAACAGAGACACCTAGCTCTTCAAATGCACCTTCACTGGCCTTTGACTCTCAACCTAAGTTGGAAACTGATAACATGCCATCCACCTCTGGGACAGCCAAAAGTTGCTTGTTCAAATTAG GTGATAGGGTGAAATTTAGCTGTTCATCTTCTTGTGGGGTGTATCAAACATCTTCAAG GGGGCCATCTAATGGAGGTCGGGGGAAGGTTGTCTTACTATTTGATGATAATCCCTTGTCTAAAATTGGTGTGAGATTTGATAAACCCATACCTGATGGAGTTGATCTTGGTGGTGCCTGTGAGGGAGGTCAAGGTTTTTTCTGCAATG TCACTGATCTTCGCTTGGAAAGTAGCGCTGTAGAAGAACTGGACAAATTACTTATTCATTCACTGTTTGAG gTTGTTTTTAGTGAGAGTAGAAATGCACCATTCATATTGTTCATGAAAGATGCTGAGAAGTCTATTGTAGGAAATGGAGATTCATATGCATTTAAAAGTAAGCTTGAAAATCTTCCAAACAATGTGGTCGTAATAGGTTCTCACACTCAAAATGACAGTCGTAAGGAAAAG TCACATCCTGGTGGTTTgctttttacaaaatttggtAGCAATCAGACTGCCCTTCTTGACCTGGCTTTCCCT gaTAGTTTTGGACGATTGCATGACAGAGGGAAGGAGGTTCCAAAACCAAATAGAACTTTGACTAAGCTCTTcccaaataaaattataattcacaTGCCTCAG GACGAGGCACTTCTAGCATCTTGGAAGCAGCAACTGGATCGAGATGTTGAAACTCTCAAAATCAAAGGGAATTTACATCACTTGCGTGCA GTTTTGGGACGATGTGGAATGGAATGCGAAGGACTTGAGACCTTATGCATTAAGGATCAGACACTTACAAATGAAA ATGCAGAGAAGATAATTGGTTGGGCTTTAAGTCATCACCTCATGCAGAATTCAGAAGCTAAGCCTGATTCGAAGCTTGTATTGTCATGTGAGAG CATTCAGTATGGAATTGGGATCTTGCAGTCCGTCCAGAATGAGTCCAAGAGCCTGAAGAAATCTCTTAAG GATGTTGTAacagaaaatgaatttgaaaagagGCTTTTGGCTGACGTTATTCCTCCTAGTGACATTGATGTTACCTTTGATGATATTGGAGCTCTTGAAAAGGTCAAGGATACATTGAAAGAGTTGGTGATGCTTCCTTTACAGCGACCTGAGCTTTTTTGCAAGGGGCAATTAACCAAG CCATGCAAAGGTATCCTATTATTTGGTCCTCCTGGGACGGGTAAAACAATGCTCGCAAAAGCAATTGCTACTGAAGCTGGTGCAAACTTCATTAACATTTCTATGTCAAGTATTACATCTAAG tgGTTTGGTGAGGGTGAGAAATATGTGAAAGCTGTTTTCTCTTTGGCGAGTAAAATTTCTCCAagtgttatatttgttgatGAG GTTGACAGCATGTTGGGTCGGAGGGAAAACCCAGGGGAGCATGAGGCCATGcgaaagatgaaaaatgaattcATGGTAAATTGGGATGGCTTACGTACGAAGGAAACAGAGAGAGTTCTTGTGCTGGCAGCCACTAACAGGCCTTTTGACCTAGATGAAGCTGTTATAAGGAGAATGCCAAGAAG ATTGATGGTAAATTTGCCAGATGCTCCTAATAGAGCAAAAATATTGAAAGTCATACTGGCCAAAGAGGAACTGTCTCCTGATGTTGATTTGGATGCAGTTGCTACTATGACCGATGGATATTCTGGAAGTGATCTTAAG AATTTATGTGTTACGGCGGCACATCGGCCTATTAAAGAgatattagaaaaagaaaaaaag GACCGCGTTGCTGCACTAGCAGAAGGTCAACCAGCTCCAGCGTTATGTAGCAGTGGGGACATCAGATCATTAAACATGGAGGACTTCAAATATGCTCATCAACAG GTATGTGCAAGTGTTTCTTCTGAATCAGTAAACATGACTGAGCTTTTACAATGGAATGAACTGTATGGAGAAGGGGGTTCAAGAGTAAAGAAAGCACTCAGCTATTTCATGTGA
- the LOC106768376 gene encoding uncharacterized protein LOC106768376 isoform X2, whose amino-acid sequence MVSTRRSGSLSANNSKRSSSSENKPPSPKRQKVDNGGSSEKPVPTPAENSKDLRTSEPLPDPGECGSAEVQIAGAGSADGVSSGKVDATPAVPVTAPIADAACPSFSSWSVYPKQIPNIEGGPWCRFLSQSAQNPNVAVCIPNFTIGSNRSCNFALKDQTISGNLCKIKYTQRDGSVVAVLESTGSKGSVLVNGTHVKKNTSCVLNSGDEVVFGVLGNHSYIFQQLNTEVAIRGAEVPSGVGKYLQLERKSGDPSAVAGASILASLSIKQDLTRWKSPTRTSSKPHLEDAPTNEKNSTMDCNPDAGAEAGNVKLSGVNDFLRPFFRILARPSCKLKLSKSICKQVLEEKNGTLDMQAASTLGTSVRSAVFKEDVHAAILDGKEIDVSFDNFPYYLSESTKNVLVAACFMHLRHKEHEKFTTDLTTINPRILLSGPAGSEIYQEMLAKALAKYFGAKLLIFDSHLLLGGLSSKEAEILKDGLNAEKSFISTKQSPTATKMAGSVDPPATETETPSSSNAPSLAFDSQPKLETDNMPSTSGTAKSCLFKLGDRVKFSCSSSCGVYQTSSRGPSNGGRGKVVLLFDDNPLSKIGVRFDKPIPDGVDLGGACEGGQGFFCNVTDLRLESSAVEELDKLLIHSLFEVVFSESRNAPFILFMKDAEKSIVGNGDSYAFKSKLENLPNNVVVIGSHTQNDSRKEKSHPGGLLFTKFGSNQTALLDLAFPDSFGRLHDRGKEVPKPNRTLTKLFPNKIIIHMPQDEALLASWKQQLDRDVETLKIKGNLHHLRAVLGRCGMECEGLETLCIKDQTLTNENAEKIIGWALSHHLMQNSEAKPDSKLVLSCESIQYGIGILQSVQNESKSLKKSLKDVVTENEFEKRLLADVIPPSDIDVTFDDIGALEKVKDTLKELVMLPLQRPELFCKGQLTKPCKGILLFGPPGTGKTMLAKAIATEAGANFINISMSSITSKWFGEGEKYVKAVFSLASKISPSVIFVDEVDSMLGRRENPGEHEAMRKMKNEFMVNWDGLRTKETERVLVLAATNRPFDLDEAVIRRMPRRLMVNLPDAPNRAKILKVILAKEELSPDVDLDAVATMTDGYSGSDLKNLCVTAAHRPIKEILEKEKKDRVAALAEGQPAPALCSSGDIRSLNMEDFKYAHQQVCASVSSESVNMTELLQWNELYGEGGSRVKKALSYFM is encoded by the exons ATGGTTTCGACGAGACGGAGTGGATCTCTCTCTGCCAACAACTCCAAACGATCTTCCTCATCGGAAAATAAACCTCCTTCGCCGAAGCGTCAGAAg GTCGACAATGGTGGTTCGTCGGAGAAACCGGTGCCGACACCGGCGGAGAATTCGAAGGATTTACGTACTTCGGAGCCCCTGCCTGATCCTGGGGAATGTGGCTCTGCCGAAGTTCAGATCGCCGGAGCGGGTTCCGCCGATGGAGTGAGCTCCGGCAAGGTCGACGCTACGCCGGCTGTGCCTGTCACGGCACCGATTGCTGATGCCGCAT GTCCGTCCTTCTCTTCGTGGAGTGTGTATCCGAAACAGATTCCGAATATCGAGGGAGGACCGTGGTGCAGGTTCTTGTCTCAGTCTGCACAG AATCCTAATGTTGCTGTTTGCATACCCAATTTCACTATTGGTTCTAATAGAAGTTGCAACTTTGCACTGAAGGATCAGACTATAAGTGGAAATTTATGCAAGATCAAGTACACGCAG CGCGATGGAAGTGTTGTAGCTGTGCTAGAAAGTACGGGTAGCAAAGGATCTGTGCTAGTAAATGGAACGCATGTCAAGAAGAATACCAGCTGTGTGCTTAACTCGGGTGATGAAGTGGTTTTTGGTGTTCTTGGAAATCATTCTTAT ATTTTCCAGCAACTTAATACTGAGGTTGCAATTAGGGGTGCGGAAGTTCCAAGTGGTGTTGGGAAATATCTGCAGCTTGAAAGGAAAAGTGGAGACCCTTCAGCTGTGGCCGGGGCCTCTATTTTGGCTTCTCTTTCCATCAAACAGGACCTTACAAGATGGAAATCTCCAACTCGTACCTCTAGTAAACCTCACCTGG AAGATGCTCCAACAAATGAGAAGAATTCAACGATGGATTGCAATCCGGATGCTGGTGCAGAGGCAGGCAATGTAAAACTCTCTGGGGTTAATGATTTCCTAAGGCCTTTCTTCAGGATCTTAGCTCGACCTAGTTGTAAACTGAAATTGAGCAAAAGTATATGTAAACAGgtattggaagaaaaaaatgggACGCTGGACATGCAGGCTGCATCAACTTTGGGTACATCTGTACGCTCTGCTGTGTTTAAAGAAGATGTTCATGCTGCTATATTGGATGGGAAAGAAATAGATGTTTCTTTTGACAACTTCCCTTACTATTTAAG TGAGAGCACAAAAAATGTCTTGGTGGCTGCTTGCTTTATGCACCTAAGGCATAAAGAACATGAAAAGTTTACTACAGATCTTACAACCATAAACCCTCGTATTCTGCTCTCAGGGCCTGCAG GGTCAGAAATATATCAAGAGATGTTGGCAAAGGCACTTGCAAAATACTTTGGAGCTAAGCTGCTCATATTTGATAGTCATTTGCTTTTGGGT GGTTTATCTTCCAAGGAAGCTGAGATACTCAAAGATGGATTAAATGCTGAAAAATCTTTTATCAGCACTAAGCAAAGTCCTACAGCAACAAAAATGGCTGGGAGCGTGGATCCACCTGCTACTGAAACAGAGACACCTAGCTCTTCAAATGCACCTTCACTGGCCTTTGACTCTCAACCTAAGTTGGAAACTGATAACATGCCATCCACCTCTGGGACAGCCAAAAGTTGCTTGTTCAAATTAG GTGATAGGGTGAAATTTAGCTGTTCATCTTCTTGTGGGGTGTATCAAACATCTTCAAG GGGGCCATCTAATGGAGGTCGGGGGAAGGTTGTCTTACTATTTGATGATAATCCCTTGTCTAAAATTGGTGTGAGATTTGATAAACCCATACCTGATGGAGTTGATCTTGGTGGTGCCTGTGAGGGAGGTCAAGGTTTTTTCTGCAATG TCACTGATCTTCGCTTGGAAAGTAGCGCTGTAGAAGAACTGGACAAATTACTTATTCATTCACTGTTTGAG gTTGTTTTTAGTGAGAGTAGAAATGCACCATTCATATTGTTCATGAAAGATGCTGAGAAGTCTATTGTAGGAAATGGAGATTCATATGCATTTAAAAGTAAGCTTGAAAATCTTCCAAACAATGTGGTCGTAATAGGTTCTCACACTCAAAATGACAGTCGTAAGGAAAAG TCACATCCTGGTGGTTTgctttttacaaaatttggtAGCAATCAGACTGCCCTTCTTGACCTGGCTTTCCCT gaTAGTTTTGGACGATTGCATGACAGAGGGAAGGAGGTTCCAAAACCAAATAGAACTTTGACTAAGCTCTTcccaaataaaattataattcacaTGCCTCAG GACGAGGCACTTCTAGCATCTTGGAAGCAGCAACTGGATCGAGATGTTGAAACTCTCAAAATCAAAGGGAATTTACATCACTTGCGTGCA GTTTTGGGACGATGTGGAATGGAATGCGAAGGACTTGAGACCTTATGCATTAAGGATCAGACACTTACAAATGAAA ATGCAGAGAAGATAATTGGTTGGGCTTTAAGTCATCACCTCATGCAGAATTCAGAAGCTAAGCCTGATTCGAAGCTTGTATTGTCATGTGAGAG CATTCAGTATGGAATTGGGATCTTGCAGTCCGTCCAGAATGAGTCCAAGAGCCTGAAGAAATCTCTTAAG GATGTTGTAacagaaaatgaatttgaaaagagGCTTTTGGCTGACGTTATTCCTCCTAGTGACATTGATGTTACCTTTGATGATATTGGAGCTCTTGAAAAGGTCAAGGATACATTGAAAGAGTTGGTGATGCTTCCTTTACAGCGACCTGAGCTTTTTTGCAAGGGGCAATTAACCAAG CCATGCAAAGGTATCCTATTATTTGGTCCTCCTGGGACGGGTAAAACAATGCTCGCAAAAGCAATTGCTACTGAAGCTGGTGCAAACTTCATTAACATTTCTATGTCAAGTATTACATCTAAG tgGTTTGGTGAGGGTGAGAAATATGTGAAAGCTGTTTTCTCTTTGGCGAGTAAAATTTCTCCAagtgttatatttgttgatGAG GTTGACAGCATGTTGGGTCGGAGGGAAAACCCAGGGGAGCATGAGGCCATGcgaaagatgaaaaatgaattcATGGTAAATTGGGATGGCTTACGTACGAAGGAAACAGAGAGAGTTCTTGTGCTGGCAGCCACTAACAGGCCTTTTGACCTAGATGAAGCTGTTATAAGGAGAATGCCAAGAAG ATTGATGGTAAATTTGCCAGATGCTCCTAATAGAGCAAAAATATTGAAAGTCATACTGGCCAAAGAGGAACTGTCTCCTGATGTTGATTTGGATGCAGTTGCTACTATGACCGATGGATATTCTGGAAGTGATCTTAAG AATTTATGTGTTACGGCGGCACATCGGCCTATTAAAGAgatattagaaaaagaaaaaaag GACCGCGTTGCTGCACTAGCAGAAGGTCAACCAGCTCCAGCGTTATGTAGCAGTGGGGACATCAGATCATTAAACATGGAGGACTTCAAATATGCTCATCAACAG GTATGTGCAAGTGTTTCTTCTGAATCAGTAAACATGACTGAGCTTTTACAATGGAATGAACTGTATGGAGAAGGGGGTTCAAGAGTAAAGAAAGCACTCAGCTATTTCATGTGA
- the LOC106768376 gene encoding uncharacterized protein LOC106768376 isoform X1 — translation MVSTRRSGSLSANNSKRSSSSENKPPSPKRQKVDNGGSSEKPVPTPAENSKDLRTSEPLPDPGECGSAEVQIAGAGSADGVSSGKVDATPAVPVTAPIADAACPSFSSWSVYPKQIPNIEGGPWCRFLSQSAQNPNVAVCIPNFTIGSNRSCNFALKDQTISGNLCKIKYTQRDGSVVAVLESTGSKGSVLVNGTHVKKNTSCVLNSGDEVVFGVLGNHSYIFQQLNTEVAIRGAEVPSGVGKYLQLERKSGDPSAVAGASILASLSIKQDLTRWKSPTRTSSKPHLGTDVSSHPIHDSTEIELDASESNPNVHTDKAEDAPTNEKNSTMDCNPDAGAEAGNVKLSGVNDFLRPFFRILARPSCKLKLSKSICKQVLEEKNGTLDMQAASTLGTSVRSAVFKEDVHAAILDGKEIDVSFDNFPYYLSESTKNVLVAACFMHLRHKEHEKFTTDLTTINPRILLSGPAGSEIYQEMLAKALAKYFGAKLLIFDSHLLLGGLSSKEAEILKDGLNAEKSFISTKQSPTATKMAGSVDPPATETETPSSSNAPSLAFDSQPKLETDNMPSTSGTAKSCLFKLGDRVKFSCSSSCGVYQTSSRGPSNGGRGKVVLLFDDNPLSKIGVRFDKPIPDGVDLGGACEGGQGFFCNVTDLRLESSAVEELDKLLIHSLFEVVFSESRNAPFILFMKDAEKSIVGNGDSYAFKSKLENLPNNVVVIGSHTQNDSRKEKSHPGGLLFTKFGSNQTALLDLAFPDSFGRLHDRGKEVPKPNRTLTKLFPNKIIIHMPQDEALLASWKQQLDRDVETLKIKGNLHHLRAVLGRCGMECEGLETLCIKDQTLTNENAEKIIGWALSHHLMQNSEAKPDSKLVLSCESIQYGIGILQSVQNESKSLKKSLKDVVTENEFEKRLLADVIPPSDIDVTFDDIGALEKVKDTLKELVMLPLQRPELFCKGQLTKPCKGILLFGPPGTGKTMLAKAIATEAGANFINISMSSITSKWFGEGEKYVKAVFSLASKISPSVIFVDEVDSMLGRRENPGEHEAMRKMKNEFMVNWDGLRTKETERVLVLAATNRPFDLDEAVIRRMPRRLMVNLPDAPNRAKILKVILAKEELSPDVDLDAVATMTDGYSGSDLKNLCVTAAHRPIKEILEKEKKDRVAALAEGQPAPALCSSGDIRSLNMEDFKYAHQQVCASVSSESVNMTELLQWNELYGEGGSRVKKALSYFM, via the exons ATGGTTTCGACGAGACGGAGTGGATCTCTCTCTGCCAACAACTCCAAACGATCTTCCTCATCGGAAAATAAACCTCCTTCGCCGAAGCGTCAGAAg GTCGACAATGGTGGTTCGTCGGAGAAACCGGTGCCGACACCGGCGGAGAATTCGAAGGATTTACGTACTTCGGAGCCCCTGCCTGATCCTGGGGAATGTGGCTCTGCCGAAGTTCAGATCGCCGGAGCGGGTTCCGCCGATGGAGTGAGCTCCGGCAAGGTCGACGCTACGCCGGCTGTGCCTGTCACGGCACCGATTGCTGATGCCGCAT GTCCGTCCTTCTCTTCGTGGAGTGTGTATCCGAAACAGATTCCGAATATCGAGGGAGGACCGTGGTGCAGGTTCTTGTCTCAGTCTGCACAG AATCCTAATGTTGCTGTTTGCATACCCAATTTCACTATTGGTTCTAATAGAAGTTGCAACTTTGCACTGAAGGATCAGACTATAAGTGGAAATTTATGCAAGATCAAGTACACGCAG CGCGATGGAAGTGTTGTAGCTGTGCTAGAAAGTACGGGTAGCAAAGGATCTGTGCTAGTAAATGGAACGCATGTCAAGAAGAATACCAGCTGTGTGCTTAACTCGGGTGATGAAGTGGTTTTTGGTGTTCTTGGAAATCATTCTTAT ATTTTCCAGCAACTTAATACTGAGGTTGCAATTAGGGGTGCGGAAGTTCCAAGTGGTGTTGGGAAATATCTGCAGCTTGAAAGGAAAAGTGGAGACCCTTCAGCTGTGGCCGGGGCCTCTATTTTGGCTTCTCTTTCCATCAAACAGGACCTTACAAGATGGAAATCTCCAACTCGTACCTCTAGTAAACCTCACCTGGGTACTGATGTCTCTAGTCATCCTATTCATGATAGTACAGAAATTGAGCTTGATGCCTCAGAGTCTAATCCAAATGTGCATACTGATAAAGCAGAAGATGCTCCAACAAATGAGAAGAATTCAACGATGGATTGCAATCCGGATGCTGGTGCAGAGGCAGGCAATGTAAAACTCTCTGGGGTTAATGATTTCCTAAGGCCTTTCTTCAGGATCTTAGCTCGACCTAGTTGTAAACTGAAATTGAGCAAAAGTATATGTAAACAGgtattggaagaaaaaaatgggACGCTGGACATGCAGGCTGCATCAACTTTGGGTACATCTGTACGCTCTGCTGTGTTTAAAGAAGATGTTCATGCTGCTATATTGGATGGGAAAGAAATAGATGTTTCTTTTGACAACTTCCCTTACTATTTAAG TGAGAGCACAAAAAATGTCTTGGTGGCTGCTTGCTTTATGCACCTAAGGCATAAAGAACATGAAAAGTTTACTACAGATCTTACAACCATAAACCCTCGTATTCTGCTCTCAGGGCCTGCAG GGTCAGAAATATATCAAGAGATGTTGGCAAAGGCACTTGCAAAATACTTTGGAGCTAAGCTGCTCATATTTGATAGTCATTTGCTTTTGGGT GGTTTATCTTCCAAGGAAGCTGAGATACTCAAAGATGGATTAAATGCTGAAAAATCTTTTATCAGCACTAAGCAAAGTCCTACAGCAACAAAAATGGCTGGGAGCGTGGATCCACCTGCTACTGAAACAGAGACACCTAGCTCTTCAAATGCACCTTCACTGGCCTTTGACTCTCAACCTAAGTTGGAAACTGATAACATGCCATCCACCTCTGGGACAGCCAAAAGTTGCTTGTTCAAATTAG GTGATAGGGTGAAATTTAGCTGTTCATCTTCTTGTGGGGTGTATCAAACATCTTCAAG GGGGCCATCTAATGGAGGTCGGGGGAAGGTTGTCTTACTATTTGATGATAATCCCTTGTCTAAAATTGGTGTGAGATTTGATAAACCCATACCTGATGGAGTTGATCTTGGTGGTGCCTGTGAGGGAGGTCAAGGTTTTTTCTGCAATG TCACTGATCTTCGCTTGGAAAGTAGCGCTGTAGAAGAACTGGACAAATTACTTATTCATTCACTGTTTGAG gTTGTTTTTAGTGAGAGTAGAAATGCACCATTCATATTGTTCATGAAAGATGCTGAGAAGTCTATTGTAGGAAATGGAGATTCATATGCATTTAAAAGTAAGCTTGAAAATCTTCCAAACAATGTGGTCGTAATAGGTTCTCACACTCAAAATGACAGTCGTAAGGAAAAG TCACATCCTGGTGGTTTgctttttacaaaatttggtAGCAATCAGACTGCCCTTCTTGACCTGGCTTTCCCT gaTAGTTTTGGACGATTGCATGACAGAGGGAAGGAGGTTCCAAAACCAAATAGAACTTTGACTAAGCTCTTcccaaataaaattataattcacaTGCCTCAG GACGAGGCACTTCTAGCATCTTGGAAGCAGCAACTGGATCGAGATGTTGAAACTCTCAAAATCAAAGGGAATTTACATCACTTGCGTGCA GTTTTGGGACGATGTGGAATGGAATGCGAAGGACTTGAGACCTTATGCATTAAGGATCAGACACTTACAAATGAAA ATGCAGAGAAGATAATTGGTTGGGCTTTAAGTCATCACCTCATGCAGAATTCAGAAGCTAAGCCTGATTCGAAGCTTGTATTGTCATGTGAGAG CATTCAGTATGGAATTGGGATCTTGCAGTCCGTCCAGAATGAGTCCAAGAGCCTGAAGAAATCTCTTAAG GATGTTGTAacagaaaatgaatttgaaaagagGCTTTTGGCTGACGTTATTCCTCCTAGTGACATTGATGTTACCTTTGATGATATTGGAGCTCTTGAAAAGGTCAAGGATACATTGAAAGAGTTGGTGATGCTTCCTTTACAGCGACCTGAGCTTTTTTGCAAGGGGCAATTAACCAAG CCATGCAAAGGTATCCTATTATTTGGTCCTCCTGGGACGGGTAAAACAATGCTCGCAAAAGCAATTGCTACTGAAGCTGGTGCAAACTTCATTAACATTTCTATGTCAAGTATTACATCTAAG tgGTTTGGTGAGGGTGAGAAATATGTGAAAGCTGTTTTCTCTTTGGCGAGTAAAATTTCTCCAagtgttatatttgttgatGAG GTTGACAGCATGTTGGGTCGGAGGGAAAACCCAGGGGAGCATGAGGCCATGcgaaagatgaaaaatgaattcATGGTAAATTGGGATGGCTTACGTACGAAGGAAACAGAGAGAGTTCTTGTGCTGGCAGCCACTAACAGGCCTTTTGACCTAGATGAAGCTGTTATAAGGAGAATGCCAAGAAG ATTGATGGTAAATTTGCCAGATGCTCCTAATAGAGCAAAAATATTGAAAGTCATACTGGCCAAAGAGGAACTGTCTCCTGATGTTGATTTGGATGCAGTTGCTACTATGACCGATGGATATTCTGGAAGTGATCTTAAG AATTTATGTGTTACGGCGGCACATCGGCCTATTAAAGAgatattagaaaaagaaaaaaag GACCGCGTTGCTGCACTAGCAGAAGGTCAACCAGCTCCAGCGTTATGTAGCAGTGGGGACATCAGATCATTAAACATGGAGGACTTCAAATATGCTCATCAACAG GTATGTGCAAGTGTTTCTTCTGAATCAGTAAACATGACTGAGCTTTTACAATGGAATGAACTGTATGGAGAAGGGGGTTCAAGAGTAAAGAAAGCACTCAGCTATTTCATGTGA